The following are encoded in a window of Magnolia sinica isolate HGM2019 chromosome 11, MsV1, whole genome shotgun sequence genomic DNA:
- the LOC131219579 gene encoding transcription initiation factor IIF subunit alpha, with protein MSFDLFLKPSCGGCGSTTDLYGSSCKHMTLCLSCGKTMAKSHTKCYECGVPISRLIREYTVRASGSTDKTFYIGRFITGLPNFSKKKNAENKWSLQKDGLQGRQMTDALREKYKNKPWLLEDETGQYQYQGQLEGSQSANYYLLMMQGKEFVAIPAGSWYNFNKVAQYKQLTLEEAEEKMKNRRKSAEGYQRWMMKAANNGPAAFGDVEKNDGNTGGAEGGRRRKGNGEDEEDAAHSDKGEEDEEEEMSRKNRLGLNRKSGDDDEEGPRGGDLDLDDDDIEKGDDWEHEEIFTDDDEAVGNDPEEREDLAPEVPAPPEIKQDEDDEDEGEEGEGTQGKLSKSGKELKKLLGRAGGLNESDAEDDDDDDDMDDEIGMSPVLAPKQKDAPKEEPTDNSPSKPAPARGTPQSKSSKAKRKSSSDDAKSANGAPSKKAKADNDSKPSVKDEAPSASKSNVPSKGSSTSSRTGATPSAEPVTEDEIRAVLLQMAPVTTQDLVAKFRARLKAPQDKTAFAEILRKISKIQKTNNGPSYVVLRDR; from the exons ATGTCATTTGATCTTTTCCTGAAGCCGTCGTGCGGCGGCTGCGGATCGACGACCGATCTCTACGGCAGCAGCTGCAAGCACATGACCCTCTGCCTCTCCTGCGGCAAGACCATGGCCAAGAGCCACACCAAATGCTACGAATGCGGAGTACCCATCTCCCGCCTCATCCGC GAGTATACTGTGCGAGCGAGTGGAAGCACCGACAAGACTTTCTATATTGGAAGATTCATTACAGGCTTGCCGAATTTCTCAAAGAAGAAGAACGCTGAGAATAAGTGGTCTCTTCAGAAAGACGGGCTTCAGGGGCGTCAGATGACGGATGCTCTGCGG GAGAAGTACAAGAATAAGCCTTGGCTTCTGGAGGATGAGACAGGTCAATATCAGTATCAAGGTCAGCTTGAGGGCTCACAATCTGCTAATTATTATCTGCTGATGATGCAAGGAAAGGAGTTTGTCGCTATCCCTGCTGGCTCCTG GTACAACTTTAACAAAGTAGCCCAATATAAGCAACTTACATTAGAAGAAGctgaagagaaaatgaagaatcGGAGGAAGAGTGCTGAGGGATATCAAAGATGGATGATGAAAGCAGCAAATAATGGACCTGCTGCCTTTGGTGATGTGGAGAAGAATGATGGCAACACTGGTGGGGCTGAGGGTGGTCGTCGCAGAAAAGGAAATGGTGAAGACGAGGAAGACGCTGCTCACTCGGATAAGGGggaggaagatgaggaagaagagatgtCAAGGAAAAATCGGTTGGGGCTCAACAGAAAAAGTGGGGATGACGATGAAGAAGGTCCAAGAGGAGGGGATCttgacttagatgatgatgacattgAAAAGG GCGACGACTGGGAGCATGAGGAAATTTTcactgatgatgatgaagctgtgGGTAACGACCCGGAGGAACGGGAAGATTTGGCTCCTGAGGTTCCTGCACCTCCAGAAATCAAGCAG gatgaagatgatgaggatgaagGCGAAGAAGGGGAGGGAACTCAGGGAAAGCTGAGCAAATCTGGGAAGGAGTTGAAAAAGCTGCTTGGACGAGCTGGTGGACTAAACGAATCTGATGCTGAggatgacgacgacgatgatgat atggatgatgagattggCATGTCCCCTGTACTTGCTCCAAAACAGAAGGATGCACCTAAAGAGGAACCTACTGACAACAGCCCCTCTAAACCAGCACCTGCTCGAGGAACTCCTCAATCCAAGTCATCTAAGGCAAAGAGGAAATCAAGCAGTGATGACGCAAAATCAGCTAATGGTGCACCTTCAAAAAAAGCAAAGGCTGATAAT GACTCGAAGCCATCTGTAAAAGATGAGGCCCCCTCTGCTTCCAAGAGTAATGTACCTTCGAAAGGTTCATCAACCTCTTCGAGAACTGGAGCAACACCATCTGCAGAGCCTGTCACTGAGGATGAAATTCGGGCTGTTCTGTTGCAAATGGCTCCAGTGACAACACAAGATCTTGTTGCGAAATTCAGGGCAAGACTAAAAGCCCCACAG